The following coding sequences lie in one Zingiber officinale cultivar Zhangliang chromosome 2B, Zo_v1.1, whole genome shotgun sequence genomic window:
- the LOC122046909 gene encoding 2-hydroxy-palmitic acid dioxygenase MPO1-like encodes MAKQALFDLERQFAFYGAYHSDPINVLIHTLFVWPLLFTSLLLFQFTPPFFHLPFHLADSGTLPLNFAFVFALVYALFYVLMDRKAGSLAALLCFLCWIGSRALALRLGFPLAWKVVLAAQLFCWTFQFIGHGVFEKRAPALLDNLFQAFLMAPFFVLLEALNFIGYEPYPGFHANVHAKIEADRKEWQASKQKKSL; translated from the exons ATGGCGAAGCAGGCCCTTTTCGATCTCGAGCGCCAGTTTGCCTTCTACGGCGCCTACCACAGCGACCCCATCAACGTTCTCATCCACACGCTCTTCGTCTGGCCACTCTTATTCACATCGCTCCTCCTCTTccaattcacccctcccttctTCCACCTCCCCTTCCATCTCGCCGATTCAGGCACCCTGCCCCTTAACTTCGCCTTCGTCTTCGCCCTTGTCTACGCCCTCTTCTACGTCCTCATGGACAGGAAGGCTGGATCCCTCGCCGCCCTCCTCTGCTTCCTCTGTTGGATCGGCAGCCGTGCCCTCGCCCTTCGCCTCGGATTCCCCCTCGCTTGGAAg GTTGTTTTGGCAGCTCAGTTATTTTGCTGGACCTTCCAATTTATAGGCCATGGAGTATTTGAG AAACGAGCACCCGCTCTTCTTGATAACCTTTTTCAAGCCTTCTTGATGGCTCCATTCTTCGTTCTGCTTGAG GCACTTAATTTTATCGGGTATGAGCCGTATCCTGGTTTCCACGCCAACGTCCACGCAAAGATTGAAGCGGACCGCAAAGAATGGCAGGCGAGCAAACAAAAGAAGTCTTTGTGA